A single window of Nasonia vitripennis strain AsymCx chromosome 4, Nvit_psr_1.1, whole genome shotgun sequence DNA harbors:
- the LOC100117108 gene encoding serine/threonine-protein phosphatase 2A 56 kDa regulatory subunit epsilon isoform isoform X4 has protein sequence MIEPKMMDVPPSEQEELFIRKLRQCCVAFDFLDPVADLKGKEMKRSTLNELVEYITTGRGVLTEPVYPEIIKMISANLFRTLPPSENPDFDPEEDDPTLEASWPHLQLVYEFFLRFLESSDFQQNIGKRVIDQKFVLQLLDLFDSEDPRERDFLKTVLHRIYGKFLGLRAFIRKQINNIFLRFVYETEHFNGVGELLEILGSIINGFALPLKVEHKQFLVKVLLPLHKVKCLSLYHAQLAYCVVQFLEKDATLTEPVVRGLLKFWPKTCSQKEVMFLGEVEEILDVVDPSQFVKIQEPLFRQIARCVSSPHFQVAERALYLWNNEYIMSLIEENNHIIMGIMFPALYRISKEHWNQTIVALVYNVLKTFMEMNSKLFDELTASYKSERQKEKKREKEREELWKRLNELEMERRQALIAPPTNTPVPASTAPATRARP, from the exons ATGATCGAGCCAAAGATGATGG ATGTCCCGCCCTCGGAGCAGGAGGAGCTGTTCATCCGGAAGCTGCGACAATGCTGCGTGGCTTTCGATTTCCTCGATCCGGTCGCGGATCTCAAAGGCAAGGAAATGAAGCGCAGCACCCTCAATGAGCTCGTCGAGTACATTACCACGGGCCGAGGGGTCCTTACCGAACCGGTCTACCCCGAAATCATCAAGATG ATTTCGGCGAACTTATTTCGCACGTTGCCACCTAGTGAAAATCCAGACTTCGATCCCGAGGAGGACGATCCGACCCTGGAGGCGAGCTGGCCCCACCTCCAGCTGGTTTACGAGTTCTTTCTTCGTTTTCTCGAGTCCTCGGACTTCCAGCAGAATATCGGCAAACGGGTTATCGaccaaaaatttgttttacag TTGTTGGACTTATTCGACTCAGAGGATCCTAGGGAGAGAGACTTTTTAAAAACTGTCTTACATCGTATCTACGGGAAGTTCCTTGGCCTTCGAGCCTTTATACGCAAACAAATCAACAACATCTTCCTCAG GTTTGTGTACGAGACGGAACACTTTAACGGGGTCGGAGAACTTCTGGAAATTTTGGGCAGCATTATTAATGGCTTTGCCCTACCCCTTAAAGTTGAACACAAGCAGTTTTTGGTCAAG GTGCTGCTACCACTGCATAAAGTTAAGTGCTTGTCGTTGTATCACGCGCAATTAGCTTATTGTGTGGTACAATTCCTTGAGAAAGATGCTACTCTGACGGAACCTGTCGTACGGGGACTCCTGAAGTTCTGGCCTAAGACATGCAGCCAGAAAGAAGTCATGTTCCTGGGTGAAGTTGAAGAGATTTTGGATGTCGTAGACCCTAGCCAATTTGTTAAAATCCAAGAACCTTTATTCAGGCAAATCGCGCGATGCGTTTCGTCTCCGCACTTCCAG GTCGCTGAGAGAGCACTATACCTCTGGAATAACGAGTACATAATGTCACTAATCGAGGAGAATAATCATATAATAATGGGAATAATGTTTCCGGCACTGTATAGAATAAGCAAGGAGCATTGGAATCAGACGATTGTGGCGCTTGTTTACAACGTTCTCAAAACATTTATGGAAATGAACAGCAAGCTCTTTGATGAACTTACTGCCAGTTATAAGTCTGAAAGGCAAAA agaaaagaagagagaaaaggagaggGAGGAACTGTGGAAGAGACTGAACGAACTGGAGATGGAACGGCGCCAAGCTCTTATAGCACCGCCAACAAACACTCCAGTTCCTGCCTCTACTGCACCTGCGACGCGTGCCCGCCCCTGA
- the LOC100117108 gene encoding serine/threonine-protein phosphatase 2A 56 kDa regulatory subunit epsilon isoform isoform X6: MKRSTLNELVEYITTGRGVLTEPVYPEIIKMISANLFRTLPPSENPDFDPEEDDPTLEASWPHLQLVYEFFLRFLESSDFQQNIGKRVIDQKFVLQLLDLFDSEDPRERDFLKTVLHRIYGKFLGLRAFIRKQINNIFLRFVYETEHFNGVGELLEILGSIINGFALPLKVEHKQFLVKVLLPLHKVKCLSLYHAQLAYCVVQFLEKDATLTEPVVRGLLKFWPKTCSQKEVMFLGEVEEILDVVDPSQFVKIQEPLFRQIARCVSSPHFQVAERALYLWNNEYIMSLIEENNHIIMGIMFPALYRISKEHWNQTIVALVYNVLKTFMEMNSKLFDELTASYKSERQKEKKREKEREELWKRLNELEMERRQALIAPPTNTPVPASTAPATRARP; encoded by the exons ATGAAGCGCAGCACCCTCAATGAGCTCGTCGAGTACATTACCACGGGCCGAGGGGTCCTTACCGAACCGGTCTACCCCGAAATCATCAAGATG ATTTCGGCGAACTTATTTCGCACGTTGCCACCTAGTGAAAATCCAGACTTCGATCCCGAGGAGGACGATCCGACCCTGGAGGCGAGCTGGCCCCACCTCCAGCTGGTTTACGAGTTCTTTCTTCGTTTTCTCGAGTCCTCGGACTTCCAGCAGAATATCGGCAAACGGGTTATCGaccaaaaatttgttttacag TTGTTGGACTTATTCGACTCAGAGGATCCTAGGGAGAGAGACTTTTTAAAAACTGTCTTACATCGTATCTACGGGAAGTTCCTTGGCCTTCGAGCCTTTATACGCAAACAAATCAACAACATCTTCCTCAG GTTTGTGTACGAGACGGAACACTTTAACGGGGTCGGAGAACTTCTGGAAATTTTGGGCAGCATTATTAATGGCTTTGCCCTACCCCTTAAAGTTGAACACAAGCAGTTTTTGGTCAAG GTGCTGCTACCACTGCATAAAGTTAAGTGCTTGTCGTTGTATCACGCGCAATTAGCTTATTGTGTGGTACAATTCCTTGAGAAAGATGCTACTCTGACGGAACCTGTCGTACGGGGACTCCTGAAGTTCTGGCCTAAGACATGCAGCCAGAAAGAAGTCATGTTCCTGGGTGAAGTTGAAGAGATTTTGGATGTCGTAGACCCTAGCCAATTTGTTAAAATCCAAGAACCTTTATTCAGGCAAATCGCGCGATGCGTTTCGTCTCCGCACTTCCAG GTCGCTGAGAGAGCACTATACCTCTGGAATAACGAGTACATAATGTCACTAATCGAGGAGAATAATCATATAATAATGGGAATAATGTTTCCGGCACTGTATAGAATAAGCAAGGAGCATTGGAATCAGACGATTGTGGCGCTTGTTTACAACGTTCTCAAAACATTTATGGAAATGAACAGCAAGCTCTTTGATGAACTTACTGCCAGTTATAAGTCTGAAAGGCAAAA agaaaagaagagagaaaaggagaggGAGGAACTGTGGAAGAGACTGAACGAACTGGAGATGGAACGGCGCCAAGCTCTTATAGCACCGCCAACAAACACTCCAGTTCCTGCCTCTACTGCACCTGCGACGCGTGCCCGCCCCTGA
- the LOC100117108 gene encoding serine/threonine-protein phosphatase 2A 56 kDa regulatory subunit epsilon isoform isoform X3, which produces MIEPKMMADVPPSEQEELFIRKLRQCCVAFDFLDPVADLKGKEMKRSTLNELVEYITTGRGVLTEPVYPEIIKMISANLFRTLPPSENPDFDPEEDDPTLEASWPHLQLVYEFFLRFLESSDFQQNIGKRVIDQKFVLQLLDLFDSEDPRERDFLKTVLHRIYGKFLGLRAFIRKQINNIFLRFVYETEHFNGVGELLEILGSIINGFALPLKVEHKQFLVKVLLPLHKVKCLSLYHAQLAYCVVQFLEKDATLTEPVVRGLLKFWPKTCSQKEVMFLGEVEEILDVVDPSQFVKIQEPLFRQIARCVSSPHFQVAERALYLWNNEYIMSLIEENNHIIMGIMFPALYRISKEHWNQTIVALVYNVLKTFMEMNSKLFDELTASYKSERQKEKKREKEREELWKRLNELEMERRQALIAPPTNTPVPASTAPATRARP; this is translated from the exons ATGATCGAGCCAAAGATGATGG CAGATGTCCCGCCCTCGGAGCAGGAGGAGCTGTTCATCCGGAAGCTGCGACAATGCTGCGTGGCTTTCGATTTCCTCGATCCGGTCGCGGATCTCAAAGGCAAGGAAATGAAGCGCAGCACCCTCAATGAGCTCGTCGAGTACATTACCACGGGCCGAGGGGTCCTTACCGAACCGGTCTACCCCGAAATCATCAAGATG ATTTCGGCGAACTTATTTCGCACGTTGCCACCTAGTGAAAATCCAGACTTCGATCCCGAGGAGGACGATCCGACCCTGGAGGCGAGCTGGCCCCACCTCCAGCTGGTTTACGAGTTCTTTCTTCGTTTTCTCGAGTCCTCGGACTTCCAGCAGAATATCGGCAAACGGGTTATCGaccaaaaatttgttttacag TTGTTGGACTTATTCGACTCAGAGGATCCTAGGGAGAGAGACTTTTTAAAAACTGTCTTACATCGTATCTACGGGAAGTTCCTTGGCCTTCGAGCCTTTATACGCAAACAAATCAACAACATCTTCCTCAG GTTTGTGTACGAGACGGAACACTTTAACGGGGTCGGAGAACTTCTGGAAATTTTGGGCAGCATTATTAATGGCTTTGCCCTACCCCTTAAAGTTGAACACAAGCAGTTTTTGGTCAAG GTGCTGCTACCACTGCATAAAGTTAAGTGCTTGTCGTTGTATCACGCGCAATTAGCTTATTGTGTGGTACAATTCCTTGAGAAAGATGCTACTCTGACGGAACCTGTCGTACGGGGACTCCTGAAGTTCTGGCCTAAGACATGCAGCCAGAAAGAAGTCATGTTCCTGGGTGAAGTTGAAGAGATTTTGGATGTCGTAGACCCTAGCCAATTTGTTAAAATCCAAGAACCTTTATTCAGGCAAATCGCGCGATGCGTTTCGTCTCCGCACTTCCAG GTCGCTGAGAGAGCACTATACCTCTGGAATAACGAGTACATAATGTCACTAATCGAGGAGAATAATCATATAATAATGGGAATAATGTTTCCGGCACTGTATAGAATAAGCAAGGAGCATTGGAATCAGACGATTGTGGCGCTTGTTTACAACGTTCTCAAAACATTTATGGAAATGAACAGCAAGCTCTTTGATGAACTTACTGCCAGTTATAAGTCTGAAAGGCAAAA agaaaagaagagagaaaaggagaggGAGGAACTGTGGAAGAGACTGAACGAACTGGAGATGGAACGGCGCCAAGCTCTTATAGCACCGCCAACAAACACTCCAGTTCCTGCCTCTACTGCACCTGCGACGCGTGCCCGCCCCTGA
- the LOC100117108 gene encoding serine/threonine-protein phosphatase 2A 56 kDa regulatory subunit epsilon isoform isoform X2 translates to MSSTTFVDRIDPFAKRSLKKKSKKSQGSSRYRNSQDVELQQLPQLKDVPPSEQEELFIRKLRQCCVAFDFLDPVADLKGKEMKRSTLNELVEYITTGRGVLTEPVYPEIIKMISANLFRTLPPSENPDFDPEEDDPTLEASWPHLQLVYEFFLRFLESSDFQQNIGKRVIDQKFVLQLLDLFDSEDPRERDFLKTVLHRIYGKFLGLRAFIRKQINNIFLRFVYETEHFNGVGELLEILGSIINGFALPLKVEHKQFLVKVLLPLHKVKCLSLYHAQLAYCVVQFLEKDATLTEPVVRGLLKFWPKTCSQKEVMFLGEVEEILDVVDPSQFVKIQEPLFRQIARCVSSPHFQVAERALYLWNNEYIMSLIEENNHIIMGIMFPALYRISKEHWNQTIVALVYNVLKTFMEMNSKLFDELTASYKSERQKEKKREKEREELWKRLNELEMERRQALIAPPTNTPVPASTAPATRARP, encoded by the exons ATGTCCCGCCCTCGGAGCAGGAGGAGCTGTTCATCCGGAAGCTGCGACAATGCTGCGTGGCTTTCGATTTCCTCGATCCGGTCGCGGATCTCAAAGGCAAGGAAATGAAGCGCAGCACCCTCAATGAGCTCGTCGAGTACATTACCACGGGCCGAGGGGTCCTTACCGAACCGGTCTACCCCGAAATCATCAAGATG ATTTCGGCGAACTTATTTCGCACGTTGCCACCTAGTGAAAATCCAGACTTCGATCCCGAGGAGGACGATCCGACCCTGGAGGCGAGCTGGCCCCACCTCCAGCTGGTTTACGAGTTCTTTCTTCGTTTTCTCGAGTCCTCGGACTTCCAGCAGAATATCGGCAAACGGGTTATCGaccaaaaatttgttttacag TTGTTGGACTTATTCGACTCAGAGGATCCTAGGGAGAGAGACTTTTTAAAAACTGTCTTACATCGTATCTACGGGAAGTTCCTTGGCCTTCGAGCCTTTATACGCAAACAAATCAACAACATCTTCCTCAG GTTTGTGTACGAGACGGAACACTTTAACGGGGTCGGAGAACTTCTGGAAATTTTGGGCAGCATTATTAATGGCTTTGCCCTACCCCTTAAAGTTGAACACAAGCAGTTTTTGGTCAAG GTGCTGCTACCACTGCATAAAGTTAAGTGCTTGTCGTTGTATCACGCGCAATTAGCTTATTGTGTGGTACAATTCCTTGAGAAAGATGCTACTCTGACGGAACCTGTCGTACGGGGACTCCTGAAGTTCTGGCCTAAGACATGCAGCCAGAAAGAAGTCATGTTCCTGGGTGAAGTTGAAGAGATTTTGGATGTCGTAGACCCTAGCCAATTTGTTAAAATCCAAGAACCTTTATTCAGGCAAATCGCGCGATGCGTTTCGTCTCCGCACTTCCAG GTCGCTGAGAGAGCACTATACCTCTGGAATAACGAGTACATAATGTCACTAATCGAGGAGAATAATCATATAATAATGGGAATAATGTTTCCGGCACTGTATAGAATAAGCAAGGAGCATTGGAATCAGACGATTGTGGCGCTTGTTTACAACGTTCTCAAAACATTTATGGAAATGAACAGCAAGCTCTTTGATGAACTTACTGCCAGTTATAAGTCTGAAAGGCAAAA agaaaagaagagagaaaaggagaggGAGGAACTGTGGAAGAGACTGAACGAACTGGAGATGGAACGGCGCCAAGCTCTTATAGCACCGCCAACAAACACTCCAGTTCCTGCCTCTACTGCACCTGCGACGCGTGCCCGCCCCTGA
- the LOC100117108 gene encoding serine/threonine-protein phosphatase 2A 56 kDa regulatory subunit epsilon isoform isoform X1, translating into MSSLSSVIKRRRERSIRNARLSSLTSTDRQLLAYSDVPPSEQEELFIRKLRQCCVAFDFLDPVADLKGKEMKRSTLNELVEYITTGRGVLTEPVYPEIIKMISANLFRTLPPSENPDFDPEEDDPTLEASWPHLQLVYEFFLRFLESSDFQQNIGKRVIDQKFVLQLLDLFDSEDPRERDFLKTVLHRIYGKFLGLRAFIRKQINNIFLRFVYETEHFNGVGELLEILGSIINGFALPLKVEHKQFLVKVLLPLHKVKCLSLYHAQLAYCVVQFLEKDATLTEPVVRGLLKFWPKTCSQKEVMFLGEVEEILDVVDPSQFVKIQEPLFRQIARCVSSPHFQVAERALYLWNNEYIMSLIEENNHIIMGIMFPALYRISKEHWNQTIVALVYNVLKTFMEMNSKLFDELTASYKSERQKEKKREKEREELWKRLNELEMERRQALIAPPTNTPVPASTAPATRARP; encoded by the exons ATGTCCTCTCTTAGCTCCGTAATAAAacggaggagagaaagaagcaTTCGAAATGCGCGCTTATCCTCTCTGACGTCTACGGACCGACAGCTGCTAGCGTACTCTG ATGTCCCGCCCTCGGAGCAGGAGGAGCTGTTCATCCGGAAGCTGCGACAATGCTGCGTGGCTTTCGATTTCCTCGATCCGGTCGCGGATCTCAAAGGCAAGGAAATGAAGCGCAGCACCCTCAATGAGCTCGTCGAGTACATTACCACGGGCCGAGGGGTCCTTACCGAACCGGTCTACCCCGAAATCATCAAGATG ATTTCGGCGAACTTATTTCGCACGTTGCCACCTAGTGAAAATCCAGACTTCGATCCCGAGGAGGACGATCCGACCCTGGAGGCGAGCTGGCCCCACCTCCAGCTGGTTTACGAGTTCTTTCTTCGTTTTCTCGAGTCCTCGGACTTCCAGCAGAATATCGGCAAACGGGTTATCGaccaaaaatttgttttacag TTGTTGGACTTATTCGACTCAGAGGATCCTAGGGAGAGAGACTTTTTAAAAACTGTCTTACATCGTATCTACGGGAAGTTCCTTGGCCTTCGAGCCTTTATACGCAAACAAATCAACAACATCTTCCTCAG GTTTGTGTACGAGACGGAACACTTTAACGGGGTCGGAGAACTTCTGGAAATTTTGGGCAGCATTATTAATGGCTTTGCCCTACCCCTTAAAGTTGAACACAAGCAGTTTTTGGTCAAG GTGCTGCTACCACTGCATAAAGTTAAGTGCTTGTCGTTGTATCACGCGCAATTAGCTTATTGTGTGGTACAATTCCTTGAGAAAGATGCTACTCTGACGGAACCTGTCGTACGGGGACTCCTGAAGTTCTGGCCTAAGACATGCAGCCAGAAAGAAGTCATGTTCCTGGGTGAAGTTGAAGAGATTTTGGATGTCGTAGACCCTAGCCAATTTGTTAAAATCCAAGAACCTTTATTCAGGCAAATCGCGCGATGCGTTTCGTCTCCGCACTTCCAG GTCGCTGAGAGAGCACTATACCTCTGGAATAACGAGTACATAATGTCACTAATCGAGGAGAATAATCATATAATAATGGGAATAATGTTTCCGGCACTGTATAGAATAAGCAAGGAGCATTGGAATCAGACGATTGTGGCGCTTGTTTACAACGTTCTCAAAACATTTATGGAAATGAACAGCAAGCTCTTTGATGAACTTACTGCCAGTTATAAGTCTGAAAGGCAAAA agaaaagaagagagaaaaggagaggGAGGAACTGTGGAAGAGACTGAACGAACTGGAGATGGAACGGCGCCAAGCTCTTATAGCACCGCCAACAAACACTCCAGTTCCTGCCTCTACTGCACCTGCGACGCGTGCCCGCCCCTGA
- the LOC100117108 gene encoding serine/threonine-protein phosphatase 2A 56 kDa regulatory subunit epsilon isoform isoform X5, with protein sequence MLDDEDVPPSEQEELFIRKLRQCCVAFDFLDPVADLKGKEMKRSTLNELVEYITTGRGVLTEPVYPEIIKMISANLFRTLPPSENPDFDPEEDDPTLEASWPHLQLVYEFFLRFLESSDFQQNIGKRVIDQKFVLQLLDLFDSEDPRERDFLKTVLHRIYGKFLGLRAFIRKQINNIFLRFVYETEHFNGVGELLEILGSIINGFALPLKVEHKQFLVKVLLPLHKVKCLSLYHAQLAYCVVQFLEKDATLTEPVVRGLLKFWPKTCSQKEVMFLGEVEEILDVVDPSQFVKIQEPLFRQIARCVSSPHFQVAERALYLWNNEYIMSLIEENNHIIMGIMFPALYRISKEHWNQTIVALVYNVLKTFMEMNSKLFDELTASYKSERQKEKKREKEREELWKRLNELEMERRQALIAPPTNTPVPASTAPATRARP encoded by the exons ATGCTCGACGATGAAG ATGTCCCGCCCTCGGAGCAGGAGGAGCTGTTCATCCGGAAGCTGCGACAATGCTGCGTGGCTTTCGATTTCCTCGATCCGGTCGCGGATCTCAAAGGCAAGGAAATGAAGCGCAGCACCCTCAATGAGCTCGTCGAGTACATTACCACGGGCCGAGGGGTCCTTACCGAACCGGTCTACCCCGAAATCATCAAGATG ATTTCGGCGAACTTATTTCGCACGTTGCCACCTAGTGAAAATCCAGACTTCGATCCCGAGGAGGACGATCCGACCCTGGAGGCGAGCTGGCCCCACCTCCAGCTGGTTTACGAGTTCTTTCTTCGTTTTCTCGAGTCCTCGGACTTCCAGCAGAATATCGGCAAACGGGTTATCGaccaaaaatttgttttacag TTGTTGGACTTATTCGACTCAGAGGATCCTAGGGAGAGAGACTTTTTAAAAACTGTCTTACATCGTATCTACGGGAAGTTCCTTGGCCTTCGAGCCTTTATACGCAAACAAATCAACAACATCTTCCTCAG GTTTGTGTACGAGACGGAACACTTTAACGGGGTCGGAGAACTTCTGGAAATTTTGGGCAGCATTATTAATGGCTTTGCCCTACCCCTTAAAGTTGAACACAAGCAGTTTTTGGTCAAG GTGCTGCTACCACTGCATAAAGTTAAGTGCTTGTCGTTGTATCACGCGCAATTAGCTTATTGTGTGGTACAATTCCTTGAGAAAGATGCTACTCTGACGGAACCTGTCGTACGGGGACTCCTGAAGTTCTGGCCTAAGACATGCAGCCAGAAAGAAGTCATGTTCCTGGGTGAAGTTGAAGAGATTTTGGATGTCGTAGACCCTAGCCAATTTGTTAAAATCCAAGAACCTTTATTCAGGCAAATCGCGCGATGCGTTTCGTCTCCGCACTTCCAG GTCGCTGAGAGAGCACTATACCTCTGGAATAACGAGTACATAATGTCACTAATCGAGGAGAATAATCATATAATAATGGGAATAATGTTTCCGGCACTGTATAGAATAAGCAAGGAGCATTGGAATCAGACGATTGTGGCGCTTGTTTACAACGTTCTCAAAACATTTATGGAAATGAACAGCAAGCTCTTTGATGAACTTACTGCCAGTTATAAGTCTGAAAGGCAAAA agaaaagaagagagaaaaggagaggGAGGAACTGTGGAAGAGACTGAACGAACTGGAGATGGAACGGCGCCAAGCTCTTATAGCACCGCCAACAAACACTCCAGTTCCTGCCTCTACTGCACCTGCGACGCGTGCCCGCCCCTGA